A part of Anolis sagrei isolate rAnoSag1 chromosome 3, rAnoSag1.mat, whole genome shotgun sequence genomic DNA contains:
- the AAMDC gene encoding mth938 domain-containing protein, which translates to MSSPEIASISWGRMTVKGCSTTYKDCKVWPGGSRTWDWRETGTEHVPGVQPADVEEVVQKGAKTLVIGRGMSEALQVPPSTVEYLKKHGIDVLVLQTEKAVREYNALASKGVKVGGVFHSTC; encoded by the exons ATGTCTTCTCCCGAAATCGCTTCCATTTCCTGGGGCCGGATGACGGTGAAAGGCTGCTCCACGACATACAAGGACTGCAAAGTGTGGCCGGGAGGCAGCCGCACGTGGGATTGGAGGGAGACGGGAACGGAA CACGTCCCTGGTGTCCAGCCTGCAGATGTGGAAGAAGTTGTTCAGAAAGGAGCCAAAACCTTAGTGATTGGTCGCGGTATGAGCGAGGCTTTGCAG GTGCCACCATCCACCGTGGAATACCTTAAGAAGCATGGGATCGATGTGTTAGTCCTGCAGACGGAGAAAGCAGTGAGGGAATACAACGCTCTGGCCTCCAAAGGGGTCAAAGTGGGGGGCGTCTTCCACTCCACCTGCTAG